CCCGCGTCCCTGTTGAGCATCTGCATCGTGAGTTGCCGCTTGGGGTCGCCGGCGAGGAACAGCGTCTGCGTCGGGAAGGCGAATTCGATGCCCGCCTTCTCGAATTCCTCGAAGAGCCGCAGATTGAACTTCTGAGCATGCTCGAGATAGTCCCAGTACGCCGGCGGGAAGAACCAGTAGATGACGATGATGTTCAGACTGTCGGCGTTGTAGTCGTTGAAGTACGCGCGCGGCGGGTACTCGTCCCATCCCACCTTGCCATGGATCGGCTCGGCGATGCCGGGCTCCTCCATCAGATCGCGGAGGATTTGTACCGCCTGCTCGATCTTTTCGCGCGGGGTGTCGTAGGTGATCGTCACGTTGATAAGCCGGCGGATGTACGGGCGGCGGGCGATGTTTTCGATCGGCTCGCTGGTGATCCCGCCGTTGGGGATGGTGACGAGGTGACCGGTGAGCGTGCGGAGGCGCGTGATGCGGAAGCCGATGTCTTCGATGACGCCGTCGTAACCTTTGTAGAGGATGCGGTCGCCGATCTTGAAGGGCCGATCCATGAAGATGCTCAGCCCGCCAAAGAGATTCTTGACCATGTCCTGCGCGGCGAACGAAATCGCCAGGCCCGCGATGCCCAGCGAACCCAGCAGCGGAAGCAGTTCGATGTCGAACGAGTCAGCGACGTAGATCAATCCCATCGAGACGATGAACAGCTTGAGCGTTTTTCGGATGAGCGGGATGAGCATGTCGTCGAAGGTCGAGTCGGTGTGTCGGGCCCGGTCGGCCATGACGCCGGCGATCAGGTCGGTGAGCATCCACAGCGCCCACGTCACGCACACGACCATCACGACTTTGCCCGCCACGATCAGCACCGTCAGCGGCATGCCCGACAGACCCAGAAGCTGCACGATCGCCATGAACACGATCGCGCCGATGGCGAGTCCCATCGGGCGCACCGTCTGCCTGAGCAGATCGTCGTCGGGGTGACCGAGGTAATGGGCGACGAGACGGCGAACGAGCGGCGTGGCGAAGAGGCGGGAGAAAAAGTCCGTGCAAACCGCCAGAAAAGCCGCCAGAAGGATGCCGATCCACTGCCACAGCTCGAAGCCGAGGATGAATCGGCCCTTGAGGGCTTTGGGGATGTAGCTGCGGAGCATGACCGAGTCGGACATCTGGCGGACGTCGAATCCGTACTGCACGCCGCGTTTGGACGCCCAGTTGTAGAGCTGCGGGACGTTGTTGAGCGTCGGCGCAGCGAAGCGCCAGGCGCCGTCTTCGCCGCGCGTCAGCGTGATGCTGGCGGGCGGATCGCCCAGCTCGTTGATCGCCGGTGCGAACAATTCGCGGGCCGGGGCGCGCGGGTTGTCGGGAAAGAACTCGAAGCGCTTGAGGTTCTGCTTGTCGATGTCGCCCGAGCCGGGCAGCATTGTGTCGGGGTCGATCTTGCCCAGACTGTTGAAGACGCCCAGCAGTTGCCACACGACTTCCTGCCGCGCCTTGCCGGTGGAGCGCGGCATGTCGAGCGTGCCGTAGACGCGCTGCCACAGCGCATCATTGCTCTTGTCGTTGCGCAGGCGGTTGGTCGTGTCGAGAAACGTCTTCATCGCATCGCGCGGCGACGCATACTCGGGCGCGACTTCCGACGATTGTTCCTTCGACGCATCGTTGGAAGCCGGCTGCTGCGCCGACGCGAGGGACGAAACGAGCAAAACACACGCGAAAATCAGGCGATACGGATTCATTCCCGTATCGTAACGGATTGAATGCGAAGGTCCACGCCCCGCTGAAGCGGGGCGTGCCGGCCAGACTCGCTTCAGCGAGTCGGGGTCTTCGTGTACTATAACCCGCATGGGGGCCCCAAAACGCATTCAAAAATTCTCCCACAACAAGCGCGAAGTCCATCGCGGGCGCCATCGCTTCGAGCACTGGTACGTGAGCAATCAGGTGTACTTCATCACCGCGCGCTGCCGCGAACGATTTCCCGCCTTCGCGTCCGAAGCGGCCAAGCGCGTGTTCTGGGATCGATTCGAGCATTACACGCACGAGGCGGGGTTCGAGCCGTGGGTCGTGTCGCTGCTGGACAATCATTATCACGTGCTCGGCTACGCGACGGTCGGCGAACACCTCAAGACGCTGATGCAGCGGCTGCATGGCTCGGTGGCGAAGATGGTCAATGATCTCATCGAGCCGCGTCGGGCGCACTTCTGGGCGGATGAACAGGGGCGGGATTATTTCGATGGGTGCATCCGCGATGAAAACCAATGTCGCCGCGCGTATCGGTACACGCTCATTCAATCGCAGCGGCATGGGATCGTGCGGGATTGGCGCACGTACGAGCACACGCGGGTTTGGGTGGAGCTGGAGGCGTGTTTGAAGAAGGCGCGCGGATTGGGCGCGTATCTGGAGGGGGTTCCGTATCAGCGGTACGAAGGCGGAAGGCACACGCCCCGCTGAAGCGAGGCGTGCCGGCCCGACTCGCTTGAGCGAGTCGGGGTTTTAGGCGAACAGGTCTTTGAGGACGGTGCCGTAGCGGACGATCATGACGGGGCGGCCGGAGGGGGTGTGGAACTCCTTGGCGGGGTTGATGCCCATGCTGTGATAGAAACTGGCGGCGACGTCGTCGGGGGAGATGGCGTCGTGGAGCGGACCTTCGCCCTTGGCGTCCGATGCGCCGACGACGCGGCCGCCCTGCACGCCGCCGCCGGCCATGAGGCAGAACATCGCGCGCGGGTAGTGATCGCGGCCGGCGCGGCCGTTGACCTTGGGCGTGCGACCGAACTCGCCGGTGGCGAAGACCGTCGTGCTGTCAAGCAGTCCCTTGGCGGCGAGCGCATTAAATAGACCCGCGAGGCCCGCGTCGAGCTCCGGCAGATTGCGCGTCTTTAAGCGCGTGAAGTTGTCGGAGTGCGTGTCCCATCCGCCGTAGTTGACGGTCACGAAGCGCACGCCCGACTCGACGAGCCGCGACGCGAGCAGGCAGCTCTGGGCGAAGCCCGAGTCGTTGAACATCTGCGTGATCGCCGGCGATTCCTTGGACAGATCGAACGCCTCGCGGGCGCGGTCGGAGCGGAGCATGGCGTACGCCCGCTGCGAAAATTCATCGAGACCGGCGAGCAGTTTGTCCTGCTTGGCGGCGGGGCCGAAGGCGGTGTCGAACTTGCGGAGCATGTCGTAACGGCGATCGACATCGGCCAGCGTGACGCCGTCGCGGAGCGACAAGCCGCGCAGCTCGATGGCGCGGCCGGGCTTGGGGGTCGAGCCCGTGTTGAAAGGACCGTATTCGACGCCGAGGTAGCCGGTCGCATCGAAATCCTGATTCGGCACGGCGACGAACGGGGGCAGATCGGGATCGCTGCTCATCTCATGCGCGACGACGGACCCGTAGCAGGGGAACGAGAGCGAGGGCAGCGGGCGATTGCCGGTCGTGAGGTAGTCGGTGCCGAGGCGGTGAGCGCCGAGCGTATGGCTGACGCCGCGGATGATGGCGAACTTGTCGGCGCACTGGGCGAGCTTGGGCAGGTGCTCGCAGATTTCCACGCCCGGCGCGTTGGTCTTGATCGGCTTGAATTCGCCGCGGTGCGTGTCGGGAGCATCGGGCTTGAGGTCGAAGGTGTCCATGTGGCTCGGTCCGCCGCCGAGGCGGATGAAGATGGCGGAGCGTCCGCGGCTCGAAGGCGCGATTTCGCCGGCCTGCGCCAGGCGCAGATAGCCGGGCAGATTCAGACCGACGCCCGTCAATGCGCCGATGCGCAGAAAGTCACGCCGCAGGAACCCGTCGCAGAATCGGTGAGTGGACATGAATGACGCCCCTTTCGAGGGATCAGTGGTTGGTGATGAATTCCTTGGTATTGAGCATCGCCCACAATAGATCGCGCAGGCCGTCGATCGGCGACGCGGCCGCCTCGATCGACTGACGGGCATCGCTTGTTTCCTGCGCGGTCGGCTCGCGGCTGACGGTGCGCAGGAAGATCTGCGTGATGATCGGGTCGAGATTCAGCTCGCGGCGCGGCGGCGGGGCCGGCGCGGCGGGCGCTTCGTCGAGCCGCCCCAATTCCTTGAGCCGCGCCATCTTCCGCTCGTGCTGCTTAAGTTCCTGTTCGTAACGGCGCTGCGCCAAGGCGCGTTTCTCGGCTTCGGGGTCGAGCGAGCCGAGAAACCCGCGCTTCATGTCGATCACGCGCAGCATGTCCTGATCGTTGCGCATGTAGATCGTCTGAAGCAAGGTCGGGTCGGCGGAGCGTTCGCAGTCGCAATTCGTCTCGCGCGCCGGCTTGCCGAAGAGACTCACCAGATACGAGTCGCCGGTTTTCCCGCCGTTGTAGCCCGTGTTGAGCTTGGGCCCGATCGCGCGGTCGTCGAGGTCGCTGTAGCACGAGGCGGCGTCCTGATCGGACGCGCAGGCCTGCTTGATCGCATCGGCGACGACCTCGGCCGGAAGCCGGCGAATCGACGCGCGGGCGAAGTTGCGATCGTCGAGCCGATTCGTCGGATTCGTCTGCCAGCTTCGCTGATACGTGTCGGAATTGAGTATCTCGCGCTGGAGCCATTTCAGATCGTACCCGTGCGCGACGAACTGCTTCGTCAGGTAGTCCATCAGCGGCTTATTCGACGGCGGATTGGCGAGGTTCAGGTCATCGGCGGGCTCGACGATGCCGGCGCCGAAGTGGTTGGCCCAGATACGATTGACAATCGCCGCGGCGAAGTAGGGATTCTCCGGTTCGCGCAACCACTGCATCAGCGCGACGCGCGGGTCGGGGTACTGGTCGGCCACGACTTCCTCGCCGCCGAGGAGCTTGGGCGTGATGACGCGACCGGCGTACTTCTTCTTGTCCGCGTCCTTGAGCTTGGCGAGATGTTTGGCGTCAAGCTGCCTGGGCTGATCGATGTACAGTTCCTTCCATCCGATCACCTTGCCGTCGCGCACGGCTTCGGTGAGCATCTTCTCCGCTTCCTTTTTCTGATCCTTCTTGTCGTTCTTGGCGTTGTCGGCGGCGGCGACGGCCTTGTCGCGCAGGTCGTCGTAGATTTCCTTATCGCCCTTGTCGAGGCCGTATTTGAGGTTCTCGAAAAACGCCTGAAACTGTTCGAAGTCCTGTTTGGACCACTGATCGAACGGGTGCTTGTGACACTGGGCGCACTGGAGGCGGACGCCGAGGAAGGCGTAGGCGAAGCTCAGGGCTTTTTCGTCGGGCTTTTTCATGTTGTCGCGCGTCCAGTAGTGCGGCAGGTACGCGCGGTCGGCGAAGTCGGCGGGGTGATCCTTGCGGAGCGTGGCGCTCATGTTGGTCGCGAACTGGGCGTAGTCCTCATCGGGGTCGCGGCTCGTCGCCAGCACGATGCCCTCGACGATCTTGTCATACGGCTCGTTGGCGGCGACGCGCTTGTAGAGCCAGTCGTACCACTGCTCGGAAATCTGCGAGCGGTAGGTCTTCTCGCCCATGAACTTGGGGTTGTTGCCGGTGATGTCGCAGAGGCGGGTCGTCCAGTAGGCGGCATACGCGGGGGTATCGAGCAATTCGTCGATGAGCTTGGCGCGCTTGTGCGTATCCTTGTCATTGATGAAGTCGACGATGCGCTGCGGCGGCGGGAGCGTGCCGGTCAGATCGAGACTGACGCGGCGGATGAATTGCTCATCCGTGCATACGGGCGCGGGGATTTCGCCGAGCTTGGCGAGTTTGTCGAGGACGAGGCGATCGACCTGCGTGGGCGCGGGGGTCTTGGGGAATTTCGGGCCGAACTGGTCGCTGACGGGACGGATGATGGGGATGGGCGTGACGCCATTGTCGTAGAAGGCGACGATGTGCGTATCGCCCGGGCCGACGGTCGTGACCTGTCCGGTTTCGGAGACGTCGGCGACGGATTCATCGTTGGTTCGGAAGCGCGTCAGCTCGGTGACGTCGGCGACGGAGCCGTCTGACCAATGGGCCAGGACGCGAAGCTGGACGGGTTCGGTGGAAGAGTCGAAAAGAATCTCGGCGGGCTGGACTTCGAGGCGGTCGAGCTGTCCGACTTCATCGGCATCGTTCTTGGCGCCGTCCTTGATCCAGCGGTACAGGACGTTGTACTCCCAACTGTCTTCACGGATTTTCTGTTTGCCCTCGTGTTTGACCATGAGGGTGGGCTTCTGGATGACGAGACTTTCATCGGGGTCGGCGAGATTGACGCGGGGTTTTTCGCCGGCGGTCAGGGCTTCGTGGTCGGCCTTGAAGTCGTAGCCGAAGAGCGAGAAGCGGAACCCGCCCTTGCCTTGAAACGAGCCGTGGCAGGCGCGGCCGCTGCATCCGATGCGGGCGAACATGGGGATGACATCGCGGCGGAAGCTGACGGGGGCGGGGCTGTCGAGCTTGGCGAAACGCTCGGAGGCGGGAAGCGGTTCATCGGCCCGCACGAAGCCGACCTGAAGCCACAACAGGAGCAAGCCGACGACCGCGCCACGCAGACAAACGCCTCGACGCATGATGGCGACCTCAAAAGGAATTGCCGATCAGACCCGGCCGCCCCCTCGCGGCAGGAGTTACTCAATATTGTAACGGCTCGATGGGGATGCGTATTGCAGAAATTTCACGTGGAATGAAGTGAAGGGGGGATCAGGGATCGGGGGTCGGGGGTTGGGGATCGGCGAAACCAAACCCCCGATCCCCAATCCCTAACATCCGCTATGCATCCGCGGCCCGGGGGGCTGGTGCGCGATGATGCGGGCTTCTTCGTCGAGCATGAATCGCCAGCGGGCGTCGACGGCCTGCGTGGGCGGAACCTCTTGCGCCAACTGGAGGAACATGCGGTAGTGCCCATGTTCCGACGCCCACAGCCCCTTGTAAAGCTTCGCCAGGTCACGATCGTCGCAGGCGTCCGCCAGCAGGGAGAACCGCTCGGCGGACCGGGCTTCGATCAGGGCGCTGATCAACAGGCGATCGACCAGCTCGG
The Planctomycetota bacterium DNA segment above includes these coding regions:
- a CDS encoding mechanosensitive ion channel, producing the protein MRFGAPMRVIVHEDPDSLKRVWPARPASAGRGPSHSIRYDTGMNPYRLIFACVLLVSSLASAQQPASNDASKEQSSEVAPEYASPRDAMKTFLDTTNRLRNDKSNDALWQRVYGTLDMPRSTGKARQEVVWQLLGVFNSLGKIDPDTMLPGSGDIDKQNLKRFEFFPDNPRAPARELFAPAINELGDPPASITLTRGEDGAWRFAAPTLNNVPQLYNWASKRGVQYGFDVRQMSDSVMLRSYIPKALKGRFILGFELWQWIGILLAAFLAVCTDFFSRLFATPLVRRLVAHYLGHPDDDLLRQTVRPMGLAIGAIVFMAIVQLLGLSGMPLTVLIVAGKVVMVVCVTWALWMLTDLIAGVMADRARHTDSTFDDMLIPLIRKTLKLFIVSMGLIYVADSFDIELLPLLGSLGIAGLAISFAAQDMVKNLFGGLSIFMDRPFKIGDRILYKGYDGVIEDIGFRITRLRTLTGHLVTIPNGGITSEPIENIARRPYIRRLINVTITYDTPREKIEQAVQILRDLMEEPGIAEPIHGKVGWDEYPPRAYFNDYNADSLNIIVIYWFFPPAYWDYLEHAQKFNLRLFEEFEKAGIEFAFPTQTLFLAGDPKRQLTMQMLNRDAGPQ
- a CDS encoding DUF1549 domain-containing protein, producing the protein MRRGVCLRGAVVGLLLLWLQVGFVRADEPLPASERFAKLDSPAPVSFRRDVIPMFARIGCSGRACHGSFQGKGGFRFSLFGYDFKADHEALTAGEKPRVNLADPDESLVIQKPTLMVKHEGKQKIREDSWEYNVLYRWIKDGAKNDADEVGQLDRLEVQPAEILFDSSTEPVQLRVLAHWSDGSVADVTELTRFRTNDESVADVSETGQVTTVGPGDTHIVAFYDNGVTPIPIIRPVSDQFGPKFPKTPAPTQVDRLVLDKLAKLGEIPAPVCTDEQFIRRVSLDLTGTLPPPQRIVDFINDKDTHKRAKLIDELLDTPAYAAYWTTRLCDITGNNPKFMGEKTYRSQISEQWYDWLYKRVAANEPYDKIVEGIVLATSRDPDEDYAQFATNMSATLRKDHPADFADRAYLPHYWTRDNMKKPDEKALSFAYAFLGVRLQCAQCHKHPFDQWSKQDFEQFQAFFENLKYGLDKGDKEIYDDLRDKAVAAADNAKNDKKDQKKEAEKMLTEAVRDGKVIGWKELYIDQPRQLDAKHLAKLKDADKKKYAGRVITPKLLGGEEVVADQYPDPRVALMQWLREPENPYFAAAIVNRIWANHFGAGIVEPADDLNLANPPSNKPLMDYLTKQFVAHGYDLKWLQREILNSDTYQRSWQTNPTNRLDDRNFARASIRRLPAEVVADAIKQACASDQDAASCYSDLDDRAIGPKLNTGYNGGKTGDSYLVSLFGKPARETNCDCERSADPTLLQTIYMRNDQDMLRVIDMKRGFLGSLDPEAEKRALAQRRYEQELKQHERKMARLKELGRLDEAPAAPAPPPRRELNLDPIITQIFLRTVSREPTAQETSDARQSIEAAASPIDGLRDLLWAMLNTKEFITNH
- a CDS encoding DUF1501 domain-containing protein; its protein translation is MSTHRFCDGFLRRDFLRIGALTGVGLNLPGYLRLAQAGEIAPSSRGRSAIFIRLGGGPSHMDTFDLKPDAPDTHRGEFKPIKTNAPGVEICEHLPKLAQCADKFAIIRGVSHTLGAHRLGTDYLTTGNRPLPSLSFPCYGSVVAHEMSSDPDLPPFVAVPNQDFDATGYLGVEYGPFNTGSTPKPGRAIELRGLSLRDGVTLADVDRRYDMLRKFDTAFGPAAKQDKLLAGLDEFSQRAYAMLRSDRAREAFDLSKESPAITQMFNDSGFAQSCLLASRLVESGVRFVTVNYGGWDTHSDNFTRLKTRNLPELDAGLAGLFNALAAKGLLDSTTVFATGEFGRTPKVNGRAGRDHYPRAMFCLMAGGGVQGGRVVGASDAKGEGPLHDAISPDDVAASFYHSMGINPAKEFHTPSGRPVMIVRYGTVLKDLFA